From Anopheles arabiensis isolate DONGOLA chromosome 3, AaraD3, whole genome shotgun sequence, a single genomic window includes:
- the LOC120903251 gene encoding uncharacterized protein LOC120903251 isoform X1, whose protein sequence is MNEHCWVRILTIVLLNISLSNGFVTVVPIINKMDCKFNARIINLTCTLNKPNTFVNQTVSMEMEIMREVKDVKLAAAYYVVSGSGDSSRLVQRTVDLCSYVRHPNRDRLVKVIFDRLKEEGNYFVTKCPIPRNEKFYIRNLRPTSVQIPGFIPESSFIFENIYQIGALFEPVVEVRYYGKLVRVMNKDLQKPRT, encoded by the exons ATGAACGAGCACTGTTGGGTTAGGATTTTAACGATAGTATTGCTTAATATCAGCCTATCCAACGGTTTTGTGACA gttgtacccattataaataaaatggATTGTAAATTCAACGCACGTATTATCAACTTGACCTGCACCTTAAACAAGCCGAATACCTTCGTTAACCAAACTGTTTCGATGGAGATGGAAATAATGCGCGAGGTTAAAGACGTGAAG TTGGCGGCGGCCTATTACGTCGTGTCAGGATCCGGTGACTCGTCTCGTCTCGTGCAGCGTACGGTCGACCTATGCTCCTACGTCAGGCACCCAAACAGGGATCGACTCGTTAAGGTGATCTTTGATAGATTGAAAGAAGAGGGTAACTATTTTGTGACTAAGTGCCCGATCCCGAGGAACGAAAAGTTCTACATACGTAACCTGCGACCCACGTCCGTTCAGATACCGGGCTTTATCCCCGAgagtagttttatttttgaaaacatCTATCAAATAGGTGCACTGTTTGAGCCGGTCGTTGAAGTTCGTTACTACGGTAAGCTGGTGCGCGTTATGAACAAAGATCTCCAAAAGCCACGGACGTAA
- the LOC120903251 gene encoding uncharacterized protein LOC120903251 isoform X2 — MQLYQGCLFLLFGVWWISFVTSDMRLYPIVTHYDIQANQKYGNCSIQELGEVEWNKTYVIELQIYRTLQDLKAYFSLSVRALDGLIKNSLLSRWIDGCEFVRQPYRERLMKTFYDTVQKNSKIPRCPLKPGDIMILNITPSALPIPALIPETDFLIEAKTYTRARTELILETHWEGSLMRPEKIKKGGRRKQ; from the exons ATGCAGCTTTACCAAGGATGCTTGTTCTTATTGTTTGGAGTATGGTGGATATCCTTCGTTACATCCGACATGAGG CTGTACCCAATCGTTACACATTATGATATCCAGGCTAATCAAAAGTATGGAAACTGTTCCATCCAAGAACTGGGAGAGGTTGAATGGAACAAAACGTACGTTATTGAGCTTCAAATTTATCGAACATTACAAGACTTGAAG GCATACTTTTCCCTTTCCGTTCGTGCACTGGACGGCCTGATAAAGAATTCGCTCCTATCGCGGTGGATCGATGGTTGCGAGTTTGTTCGCCAACCGTATAGGGAACGGTTGATGAAGACGTTTTACGACACGGTGcagaaaaacagcaaaattcCTCGCTGTCCGCTTAAGCCGGGAGACATCATGATACTGAACATTACGCCGTCCGCTCTGCCCATCCCGGCCCTGATCCCGGAAACGGATTTCTTAATCGAAGCCAAAACGTACACCAGAGCACGCACGGAGCTTATCCTGGAGACGCACTGGGAGGGTAGCTTGATGCGGCcggaaaaaattaaaaaaggtgGCAGACGAAAGCAGTAG
- the LOC120903252 gene encoding uncharacterized protein LOC120903252, translating to MKAIIVLFILALYASCLRALDMRLIPVIDHKELQSDGRFLNATIVEVGDRQWNRTYLLHFEALRDIKEFKAFFSYSVRAFDGAVQKVLLSRWVDGCEVYRKPPTERIVRLFYDPVIKYSKISSCPYKAGQTIMLNVTPSMLPVPSFVPESGFLIENKGYTKAGADIIYETRWYGRLVRMFNVDKTT from the exons ATGAAAGCCAttatcgttttgtttattctaGCCCTTTATGCAAGCTGTTTGAGGGCGCTGGACATGAGG CTCATTCCCGTTATCGACCATAAAGAATTGCAATCGGATGGAAGGTTCCTGAATGCAACGATCGTGGAGGTAGGCGATCGCCAGTGGAACCGAACATATTTGCTGCATTTTGAAGCGCTGCGTGACATTAAGGAATTCAAG GCATTCTTTTCCTACTCGGTACGGGCGTTCGATGGTGCAGTGCAGAAGGTGCTCCTTTCCCGATGGGTAGATGGTTGTGAGGTATATAGGAAGCCGCCCACTGAACGAATAGTGAGATTGTTTTACGATCCCGTCATAAAGTACAGTAAGATAAGTAGCTGTCCTTACAAGGCGGGCCAAACGATCATGCTGAATGTTACGCCGTCCATGCTGCCCGTTCCGAGCTTCGTCCCGGAGAGTGGATTTTTAATCGAAAATAAGGGATACACTAAAGCGGGTGCGGATATTATCTACGAGACGCGCTGGTACGGTAGACTGGTGCGAATGTTTAATGTTGATAAGACTACATAA